From the genome of Vicia villosa cultivar HV-30 ecotype Madison, WI linkage group LG2, Vvil1.0, whole genome shotgun sequence, one region includes:
- the LOC131646650 gene encoding protein LPA3-like, translating into MFSISPFAPSSIPTSTVVKLETFSLKNGGFIRIRGANAVSKVPRNPKSAICCSVSASGDANASVQTDVPFPFDYSELLEQAGVAVELAMKDNKKLMEIEFPTAGLTSVPGDGEGGIEMTGSMQLIREFCDRFISSEKTTRTRIFFPEANEVDFARQSVFSGASFKLDYLTKPSFFEDFGFVEKVKMSDRVKEEDELFIAAYPYFNVNEILVVEELYREAVLNTDRKLIVFNGELDRIRSGYYPPFFYPKLAELTKSFLPSMETVYYIHNFKGRNGGVLFRCYPGPWKILRKVGSSKYVCLHQQDTMPSLKEVALDILPTN; encoded by the exons ATGTTCTCCATTTCACCATTCGCACCCTCTTCCATTCCGACTTCAACT GTTGTCAAGTTGGAAACTTTTTCGCTGAAAAATGGTGGGTTTATCAGAATTAGAGGTGCTAATGCTGTTTCAAAGGTACCTAGAAATCCAAAATCAGCAATATGTTGTTCTGTTTCTGCTTCGGGGGATGCCAATGCCTCTGTTCAGACTGATGTTCCTTTCCCTTTTGATTACTCTGAGCTTCTGGAACAG GCTGGAGTTGCAGTGGAATTGGCCATGAAGGATAACAAAAAGCTGATG GAAATTGAGTTTCCCACTGCCGGACTCACATCCGTACCAG GTGATGGTGAAGGTGGAATAGAGATGACCGGAAGCATGCAATTGATTCGTGAATTTTGTGACCGCTTCATTTCATCCGAGAAAACCACGCGAACAAGAATA TTTTTTCCAGAAGCTAATGAAGTCGACTTTGCTAGACAATCCGTCTTCAGTGGAGCTTCTTTTAAGTTGGACTATTTGACAAAGCCTTCATTCTTTGAAGATTTTGGTTTTGTTGAGAAAGTAAAAATGTCAGATAGAGTGAAGGAAGAAGATGAGCTTTTCATAGCAGCTTACCCGTATTTCAATGTCAACG AAATACTTGTTGTGGAAGAACTTTACAGAGAAGCTGTCTTGAATACTGATCGGAAACTGATTGTTTTTAATGGTGAACTCGATCGTATCAGATCTGGGT ATTATCCACCGTTCTTTTACCCGAAGCTAGCTGAACTTACGAAGTCCTTTCTACCTTCGATGGAAACTGTGTACTACATTCATAATTTCAAGGGTCGTAACGGAGGAGTACTTTTCAG GTGCTATCCGGGTCCTTGGAAGATTCTGAGAAAAGTGGGGAGTAGTAAATATGTTTGTCTACATCAGCAGGATACTATGCCATCCCTCAAGGAAGTTGCTCTTGATATTCTTCCAACCAATTGA